A window of Microcystis aeruginosa FD4 contains these coding sequences:
- the hisB gene encoding imidazoleglycerol-phosphate dehydratase HisB, producing the protein MISTSQIPDSFVSPCRRASVSRTTKETDVEVTIDLDGSGNCRAQTGIPFLDHMLQQIASHAAIDLDVRATGDLEIDDHHTNEDVGITLGQALLQALGDKKGIVRFGHFVAPLDEALVQVALDFSGRPHLSYGLEIPTQRVGTYDTQLVREFFVALVNHSQMTLHIRQLDGINSHHIIEATFKAFARAMSMAIAIDPRRAGIIPSSKGVL; encoded by the coding sequence ATGATTTCCACTTCCCAAATCCCCGATTCTTTTGTCTCACCTTGCCGTCGCGCCTCCGTTAGTCGTACTACCAAAGAAACCGATGTAGAGGTGACGATCGATCTTGATGGTAGCGGCAATTGTCGCGCCCAGACAGGAATTCCCTTTCTCGATCATATGTTGCAGCAAATCGCCTCCCACGCTGCGATCGATCTCGATGTACGCGCCACCGGAGATCTAGAAATTGATGACCATCACACCAATGAAGACGTGGGAATCACCCTTGGACAAGCTTTACTGCAAGCTTTGGGGGACAAAAAAGGGATCGTCCGTTTCGGGCATTTTGTCGCCCCTCTCGATGAAGCTTTAGTACAAGTTGCCCTCGATTTTTCCGGTCGCCCCCACCTCAGTTATGGTCTAGAAATTCCCACCCAAAGAGTGGGAACCTACGATACTCAGCTAGTGCGGGAATTTTTCGTTGCTTTGGTCAATCACAGTCAAATGACCCTACATATTCGCCAATTAGACGGGATTAATTCCCATCATATTATTGAGGCTACTTTTAAAGCTTTTGCCCGGGCGATGAGTATGGCCATAGCGATCGATCCCCGTCGTGCCGGTATAATTCCTAGTTCTAAGGGAGTTTTATAG
- a CDS encoding IS110 family transposase — translation MTKSRNKSSKTQSSDQKLNIINAKAAGIDLGAREHWVCVPQQLCQENTRSFGCTTPDLLLLADWLEDCGITSVAMESTGVEWIPLFQILSERQFQVFLVNAKSVKNVPGRKSDVLDCQWLQQLHSYGLLAPSFVPEGEIVVLRSYLGLAEKVICNHQYSLLRILPQILRGFQLLL, via the coding sequence ATGACCAAATCCCGAAACAAGTCTTCCAAAACCCAAAGTAGTGACCAGAAGTTAAACATCATTAATGCCAAGGCGGCGGGAATTGACCTGGGAGCCAGAGAACATTGGGTCTGTGTCCCCCAACAATTGTGTCAGGAGAATACCAGGAGTTTTGGTTGTACCACTCCCGATTTGCTATTGTTAGCCGATTGGTTAGAAGATTGTGGTATCACCAGTGTGGCGATGGAATCCACGGGAGTTGAATGGATTCCCCTGTTTCAAATCTTAAGTGAACGCCAGTTCCAAGTCTTTCTCGTCAACGCCAAAAGCGTCAAAAATGTCCCCGGGAGAAAAAGCGATGTGCTTGACTGTCAGTGGTTACAACAATTGCACAGTTATGGTTTGTTGGCTCCCTCTTTTGTTCCCGAAGGAGAAATAGTAGTTCTGAGGAGTTATTTAGGGCTTGCTGAAAAAGTTATATGTAACCATCAATACAGCTTGCTGAGAATTTTGCCCCAAATTCTACGGGGTTTCCAGCTTTTACTCTGA
- a CDS encoding YraN family protein, with the protein MTTVGELGENLVADWLQLQQWHILQRRWRSRGGEIDLIVLSKSQAILAFVEVKTRSAGNWDLGGKLAINDRKQEKIYQAAQIFLAFYPQWSDLTCRFDVALVSCQKSSLLALPEFSLDYPCQLRQGYQLQLQEYLVAVF; encoded by the coding sequence ATGACAACCGTGGGGGAATTGGGCGAAAATTTGGTGGCGGATTGGTTGCAATTACAGCAATGGCATATCCTCCAGCGTCGTTGGCGTAGTCGTGGCGGTGAAATCGATTTAATCGTCTTATCTAAATCTCAGGCGATTCTCGCTTTTGTCGAGGTGAAAACCCGCAGTGCTGGCAATTGGGATTTAGGGGGCAAATTAGCGATCAATGACCGTAAACAAGAGAAAATTTACCAAGCTGCCCAGATATTTCTCGCCTTTTATCCCCAATGGTCCGATTTAACCTGTCGCTTCGATGTGGCGTTAGTTAGTTGTCAAAAAAGTTCTCTATTAGCTTTACCTGAGTTTTCCCTTGATTATCCCTGTCAGCTACGGCAAGGTTATCAATTGCAGTTACAGGAATATCTCGTGGCAGTTTTCTAA